In a single window of the Agrobacterium fabrum str. C58 genome:
- a CDS encoding methyl-accepting chemotaxis protein — MHNRLFKSVAGKVVALTIGLITLSVAAVGFSTYIRLKDNIITTALRDTHGAMRGMAILYEMKVGGVALEMVDGDLKSVGRASIGTMRDNDLVDRTAAGNGGIATVFEAKAGEFIRLTTNLKNEKGERAAGTKLATDHPAFEKVSKGEAYFGTATLFGTSYMTGYMPVTNKTGATVGILFVGVPMDFYNAQIYSLRDMMVVCGALAMLGVGLLAYFVIKRTLQPLSKLTDAVKSLSDGDLETPIPYATNTNEFGNIARALVIFRENAIEKLAIEGKSAQERSAAESERHRNDAEKQELDGQIEFAVGEIASGLGRLSRGDLSRTIETPFAGRLDRLRTDFNESLLNLRDALGQIRERTLIIQNSGIEIEQSSVDLSKRTENQAASLEETAAAVEEITATVRSSAERAREANEAVRVTKQSADSSGSVVSNAVDAMSRIEGASRKIEQIIEVIDDIAFQTNLLALNAGIEAARAGEAGKGFAVVAQEVRELAQRSADAAREIKQLINQSTHEVSSGSKLVQEAGTVLSAISRQIVTVSQHVETIATATQDQSSALHNVNGSVNQMDQMTQQNAALAEQSSAASRVLSGEVEALLDLVQRFQMEQGSAAGSGRLNRAA; from the coding sequence ATGCACAACCGGCTCTTTAAGTCCGTTGCTGGCAAGGTCGTCGCGCTGACGATCGGCCTGATCACGCTCAGCGTGGCGGCAGTTGGTTTTTCGACCTACATTCGCTTGAAGGACAACATCATCACCACCGCGCTGCGTGATACGCACGGCGCGATGCGGGGCATGGCCATCCTTTACGAGATGAAGGTTGGCGGCGTTGCCCTCGAAATGGTGGATGGTGACCTGAAGAGTGTAGGCCGTGCCAGCATCGGCACGATGCGCGACAACGATCTCGTAGACCGCACGGCTGCGGGCAACGGCGGTATCGCCACGGTTTTCGAAGCCAAGGCCGGCGAATTCATTCGACTGACCACCAATCTGAAGAATGAAAAGGGTGAGAGAGCGGCAGGCACCAAGCTTGCCACCGATCATCCGGCTTTCGAAAAAGTCTCCAAGGGCGAGGCCTATTTCGGCACTGCCACGCTGTTCGGCACCAGCTACATGACCGGTTATATGCCGGTCACGAACAAGACCGGCGCAACCGTCGGCATCCTGTTCGTGGGTGTGCCCATGGATTTCTACAATGCGCAGATATACAGCCTGCGTGATATGATGGTGGTTTGCGGCGCGCTTGCCATGCTTGGCGTTGGATTACTCGCCTATTTCGTCATAAAGCGCACGCTTCAACCGCTTAGCAAGCTGACAGATGCCGTGAAATCGCTTTCGGACGGCGATCTCGAAACGCCGATCCCCTACGCCACCAACACCAATGAATTCGGCAATATCGCCCGCGCTCTGGTGATTTTCCGCGAGAATGCGATTGAGAAGCTGGCGATCGAGGGCAAAAGTGCGCAGGAACGCTCCGCGGCCGAGTCCGAGCGACACCGCAACGATGCCGAGAAGCAGGAACTGGACGGCCAGATCGAGTTTGCAGTGGGCGAGATCGCCTCCGGCCTCGGCAGGCTTTCGCGTGGCGATCTGAGCCGCACGATCGAGACGCCCTTTGCAGGCCGCCTCGACCGGCTGCGCACGGATTTCAACGAATCCTTGCTCAACCTTCGCGATGCGCTGGGGCAGATCCGTGAGCGCACGCTCATCATTCAGAATAGTGGCATCGAAATCGAACAGTCTTCGGTCGATCTGTCGAAACGCACGGAAAATCAGGCCGCCTCGCTGGAGGAGACCGCCGCTGCCGTGGAGGAGATCACCGCTACCGTGAGATCGTCGGCCGAGCGGGCACGGGAGGCAAATGAGGCCGTACGCGTCACCAAGCAGAGCGCCGACAGTTCCGGTTCGGTTGTCAGCAATGCCGTCGACGCCATGAGCCGTATCGAAGGCGCCTCGCGCAAGATCGAGCAGATCATCGAGGTCATCGACGACATCGCCTTCCAGACCAATCTTCTCGCTCTCAATGCCGGCATTGAAGCGGCGCGCGCGGGTGAGGCGGGCAAGGGTTTTGCCGTCGTGGCGCAGGAAGTGCGCGAACTTGCCCAGCGCTCTGCCGACGCAGCCCGTGAAATCAAGCAGCTCATCAACCAGTCGACCCATGAGGTCAGCTCCGGTTCGAAGCTGGTGCAGGAGGCGGGCACCGTTCTCTCCGCCATCAGCCGGCAGATCGTGACTGTCAGCCAGCATGTCGAAACCATCGCGACGGCGACGCAGGACCAGTCCTCAGCCCTTCACAACGTCAACGGCTCCGTTAACCAGATGGACCAGATGACGCAGCAGAATGCAGCGCTGGCCGAACAGTCGAGCGCGGCCAGCCGGGTACTTTCCGGCGAAGTGGAGGCGCTGCTCGATCTGGTACAGCGGTTCCAGATGGAGCAGGGGTCTGCTGCCGGTTCGGGTCGATTGAACCGGGCGGCCTGA
- the mscL gene encoding large conductance mechanosensitive channel protein MscL — MLNEFKTFIARGNVMDLAVGVIIGAAFSKIVDSVVNDLIMPIVGAIFGGFDFSNYFLPLSSNVNATSLAAAREQGAVFAYGNFLTVLINFLILAWIIFLMVKGVNKLRDSVDRKKIEEKPDAAPPPEDVKLLTEIRDLLKTR; from the coding sequence ATGCTTAACGAATTTAAAACCTTCATTGCCCGCGGCAATGTCATGGACCTGGCCGTGGGTGTTATTATCGGTGCGGCTTTCAGCAAGATCGTCGATTCCGTTGTCAACGATCTCATCATGCCGATCGTTGGCGCAATCTTCGGCGGGTTCGACTTCTCGAACTACTTCCTGCCGCTGAGCTCCAACGTCAACGCCACCTCGCTCGCTGCCGCCCGCGAACAGGGTGCCGTCTTCGCCTATGGTAACTTCCTGACGGTTCTTATTAACTTCCTCATCCTGGCCTGGATCATTTTCCTGATGGTCAAGGGTGTCAACAAGCTCCGCGATTCGGTTGACCGCAAGAAGATTGAAGAAAAGCCGGACGCAGCTCCGCCGCCGGAAGACGTCAAGCTCCTCACCGAAATCCGCGATCTGCTGAAAACTCGATAA
- a CDS encoding pyridoxal phosphate-dependent aminotransferase — protein sequence MSILNSLSARSLAAPESGIVEVVNYARGRDNLLPLWVGEGDLPSPDFINQAAIDGLNNGETFYTWQRGIPELRQALSHYYERHFAASLPPEHFYATGSGMQAIVLAVQALTSPGDEMVYLSPTWPNIVAAIGVAGAKAVPVGIDFRDGRWDLDINRLESAITGKTKALFINTPSNPTGWTATRDNLRDVLALARKHDLWIVADEIYALYHYAGSRAPSFLDVMEPDDKIVFANSFSKNWSMTGWRVGWLVAPPAIGQVIENLIQYSTSGVAQFMQRGAVAALDHGDGFIRENYERALTSRDILCDALIATNRVETLKPDGALYAFLKIDGVTDSRATALDIVDKTGVGLAPGTAFGPGGELFLRACFLRNPRQIEDAADRLASYILGR from the coding sequence ATGTCCATTTTGAACAGTCTGAGTGCGCGCTCTCTGGCAGCGCCCGAGAGCGGTATTGTCGAAGTCGTGAATTATGCCCGGGGGCGGGACAATCTCCTGCCGCTCTGGGTTGGTGAAGGCGATCTGCCGAGCCCCGACTTCATCAATCAGGCCGCCATCGATGGGCTGAACAATGGTGAAACCTTCTATACCTGGCAGCGCGGCATTCCGGAATTGCGGCAGGCGCTGAGCCACTATTACGAGCGGCATTTCGCGGCGTCGCTGCCGCCGGAGCATTTTTACGCCACCGGTTCCGGCATGCAGGCGATCGTGCTTGCCGTGCAGGCACTGACCTCGCCGGGTGACGAGATGGTGTATCTTTCGCCTACATGGCCCAATATCGTCGCAGCCATCGGTGTGGCCGGCGCAAAGGCGGTTCCGGTCGGCATCGATTTCCGCGATGGTCGTTGGGATCTCGATATCAACAGGCTGGAAAGCGCGATTACCGGCAAGACGAAGGCGCTCTTCATCAACACGCCCTCCAACCCCACCGGATGGACGGCAACACGCGACAATCTTCGTGACGTTCTGGCGCTCGCCCGCAAACACGATCTGTGGATCGTCGCGGACGAAATCTATGCGCTTTATCACTATGCCGGCAGCCGCGCGCCGTCCTTCCTGGATGTGATGGAGCCGGACGACAAGATCGTCTTTGCCAACTCCTTCTCGAAGAACTGGTCGATGACCGGCTGGCGCGTCGGCTGGCTTGTTGCACCGCCGGCCATCGGTCAGGTGATCGAAAACCTCATTCAATATTCAACGTCAGGCGTGGCGCAGTTCATGCAGCGCGGTGCCGTCGCCGCCCTTGATCACGGTGATGGTTTCATCCGCGAGAACTACGAACGCGCTTTGACCTCCCGCGACATTCTCTGTGATGCGCTGATCGCCACCAACCGTGTGGAAACCCTGAAACCGGATGGCGCCCTTTATGCCTTCCTCAAGATCGACGGCGTCACCGACAGCCGCGCCACCGCGCTCGATATCGTCGACAAGACCGGCGTTGGCCTTGCGCCCGGCACGGCCTTCGGCCCAGGCGGAGAACTGTTCCTGCGCGCCTGCTTCCTGCGCAACCCCAGGCAGATAGAAGATGCGGCCGATCGGCTGGCATCTTACATTCTCGGCAGGTAA
- the galE gene encoding UDP-glucose 4-epimerase GalE has protein sequence MAVLVTGGAGYIGSHMVWALLDAGEEVVVVDRLSTGSRWAVAPAARFYLGDAADRALLDQVFEENHIETIFHFAGSVSVPESISQPLEYYENNTGTTRALVAAAVRSGIRNFIFSSTAAVYGNQPFDGPVPETAILSPENPYGLSKLASEIMLRDVVQAHDFNYVALRYFNVAGADPQGRAGPSPTGVANLIKVACEAATGRRDRVEVYGTDYPTADGTGVRDYIHVSDLIDAHMLAMAHLRAGGGTRTLNCGYGVGYSVLDVLQAVQRESACEFAVIHCPRRPGDIAAMVADSSRIQSELGWRPRFNDLATIVRTALQWEAKRQAQQSGRIPPMRRKLAAIG, from the coding sequence ATGGCTGTTCTGGTCACGGGTGGGGCCGGTTATATAGGAAGCCACATGGTGTGGGCTTTGCTCGATGCCGGGGAAGAGGTCGTTGTCGTCGACCGGCTTTCCACGGGGTCGCGCTGGGCAGTCGCGCCAGCGGCGCGTTTTTATCTTGGAGATGCGGCCGACCGCGCCTTGCTCGATCAGGTTTTTGAAGAAAACCACATCGAGACCATCTTCCACTTCGCCGGGTCCGTCAGCGTTCCCGAGTCGATCAGCCAGCCGCTGGAATATTACGAAAACAATACCGGCACGACCCGCGCGCTTGTTGCCGCGGCGGTTCGCAGCGGCATCCGCAATTTCATCTTCTCCTCGACAGCCGCCGTCTATGGAAACCAGCCCTTTGATGGTCCCGTTCCTGAAACGGCGATCCTGAGCCCGGAAAATCCCTACGGCCTGTCGAAACTCGCGTCCGAAATCATGCTGCGCGATGTCGTGCAGGCGCATGATTTCAACTATGTGGCGCTGCGTTATTTCAACGTTGCCGGAGCCGACCCGCAGGGCCGCGCCGGGCCTTCGCCGACGGGCGTTGCAAACCTTATCAAGGTTGCATGCGAAGCCGCGACCGGCCGCCGCGACCGGGTGGAGGTTTACGGGACGGATTACCCGACCGCCGATGGAACCGGCGTTCGCGACTATATTCATGTCAGCGATCTGATTGATGCGCATATGCTGGCCATGGCGCATCTGCGCGCCGGCGGCGGTACACGAACCCTGAACTGCGGTTATGGTGTCGGTTATTCGGTTCTGGACGTCCTCCAGGCCGTACAGCGCGAATCCGCATGTGAATTCGCGGTCATCCATTGTCCCCGCCGTCCGGGTGACATTGCGGCCATGGTGGCGGATTCGTCGCGTATCCAGTCGGAATTAGGCTGGCGTCCTCGCTTCAACGATCTGGCGACCATCGTTCGCACTGCGCTTCAATGGGAAGCCAAGCGTCAGGCCCAGCAAAGCGGCAGAATACCGCCGATGCGGCGCAAGCTGGCAGCGATAGGCTGA